The nucleotide window TCGATGACGGTCATGCGGTTCAGGCTCCGCCGCTACCTGGACTCTCTCGAGTCCGCCAACGCCCACCTCGCAGCTGACCGGGTGCGATTGGAGAAAGCCGAGTCCATCGCGTCATTCGGCAGTTGGGAATTGGACCTGCGGGATAAGAGTTTTCACGGATCGCAGGGGGCAGCAGCGATCTACGGCCTCGAGCACAGCACCTGGTCCATTCCATTGGTGCAGAGCGTCCCCTTGCCGGAATACAGGCCGGCCCTCGACAAAGCTCTTGCCGATCTTCTCGCCGGGCAGGCACCGTACGATATCCAATTCAAGATCCGCAGGCCGAGTGACGGAAGCATCCGCGATATCCACTCCGTGGCGATGTATGACAGGTCCGCCCAGCTCGTGACCGGCGTGATCCATGACGTGACCGAGTACAACGCCGCGCAACGGCAGATACACGAAAGTGAACAGCGGTACAAGCTGCTCGCGGACAACGCCATTGATGTCATCTGGACAACAGACCTGCAAGGACGCTTCACGTACGTCTCGCCCTCCATCCTCCAGCTGCGCGGGATCACGCCGGAAGAAGGATTGCAGACCTCGATCGAAGACGCGATCACTCCTGCATCCCATGCCATCGTGCACCGGGCGATCCGGGGAGTGGTACGGGATGCGCTGGCGGGCAAGAATTCCGAACCCGTGTATCTCGAGGTCGAACAACCCCGCAAGGATGGGTCCACGGTGTGGACCGAAGTAACGACACGTGTCATCTTCGGTGACCACGGCCAACCCCTCGGACTCCTCGGGGTTTCGCGCGATGTCTCCCTCCGCCGTGCATACCGGGAGCAGCTCGAAATGTCGTTGCGCGACAAGGACGTGCTCCTCCGCGAAGTGCACCACCGCGTGAAGAACAACCTGCAGGTGATCAGCAGCCTCCTGAACCTCCAGGCGGATTCGTACAACGACCCGCAGGCCCGGGCTCTCCTCAAGGAAAGTCAGCAACGCATCCGGTCCATGGCACTCGTGCATGAAAAGCTGTATCGCTCCCCCGCATGTGTCGGACATCGATTTCCCGGACTATCTCACGACCATGACCCATGAGCTTCTCCGTTCATCCGGCAATGGGAAGGTCGCCACGCACGTGACCGGTGATGCGATCCGTCTGGATATCGAAAAGGCGATCCCTGCCGGGCTCATCGTGAACGAACTTCTGACCAATTCCCTGAAGCATGCCTTCCCCCCCCACATACGCGATGGCCGGATCACGGTCTCGGTGCGACGGGATAGCGCCGGACGGGTAGAGCTTACCGTGGAGGACAACGGCATCGGGATGCCGCCCAATCTGAAGTTCGCGGAGATGCGGACGATGGGCATGACCGTCATCCACGGACTGGCGGTCCAGCTTGATGGCGCGATCAGCATCCTCCCTGGGCCCGGGACCAGAGTTCAGCTTCGCTTCCCTTCCGGGCAATGAACCCCTGACACACGAACAACACTCCTATCCGATCATGCTCTACGGTGCACACTGTTACCTGCTCACGCCACGCTGGGGAGACGACCAGCTGCGGCATCTCGACACTGCCCATGCACTGGGGCTCGACATGTTCGAGCTTTCGGTCGGCGACGATATTCACTTCGATCACCAGCGGACGGGCCGTCATGCCCGTGAGCTCGGGCTCCATCTGCTCGTTGGCCCGGGCGGCACATGGCCGATGGAATGTGACATGTCTTCGGAATCCGCCTCCGACCGCGCGAAAGGGCTCGACTGGCACAAACGGGTGGTGGATATCACCGCCGAAGTGGGGGCGGCCGCCTATGCCGGAGCGATGTACGGCCATCCCGGCATGGTCAAGCGGCGCCGGCCACCGGCCGATGAGTTCAACCGCACAGCGGAAGGGCTGCACACGCTTGCGGAATATGCCGCAGAACGGAATGTCCTGCTGGCGATGGAACCGATGAGCCATTTCCGGACCCACATGGTCAATACGCCGGCACAGGTGCTGAAGCTCATCGCCCTTGCAGACAACCACCCCGCATTGCGAGTGCTTTTCGACACGTATCATCTGGTGACCGAGGTCCGCGACTACGCATCTGCACTCAGGCTCCTCGGCGATAGGCTGTTCGCCATTCATGCATGTGAGAACGACCGGGGAAAACCGGGAGGCGGGCTCATTCCCTGGCTCACGGTCTTCAAGGCATTGCGGGAGATCGGATTCAAGGGGTACGTCGGATTGGAAGGGTACAACTCGGGGATCGGGGATTTCGCATTCGAACGGGGGATGTTCCACGACGTGTGCCCGGACGGCCGGGCATTCATTGCCGAAGGTATCGCCTACCTCCGGTCCGTGGAGCGGGAAGCCGCCACGGAGTGAGTGAAGCGCAACGGGCCCGTGCTGCGGGCCCGTTGTCATTCCATGATCACTTTCCCCCGCGTCGTTCGCCGAGCTTTCCGGCGATATCGGCGAGGGAGACGCCCTCCACTTCCATCATCACGAGAAGGTGATACAGAAGATCCGCCACCTCCCAGGTGATCTCCACCGGCGCATGATTCTTCGCTGCGATGATCACCTCGCCTGATTCCTCCCCGACCTTCTTCAGTATCCGGTCAAGTCCACCCTCGAGCAGCTTCGTCGTGTAGGATCCCTCCGGCCTATCGATGTTCCGTTGATGGATCACGCGCGCCACCGCTCCGAGCACCTCGCCGAGCGCGAACTCATGAGTGCCTTCTGCCTCCGGCCGGAACTTCTCGAAGAAACAGGAATACGCAC belongs to Ignavibacteriota bacterium and includes:
- a CDS encoding PAS domain S-box protein produces the protein MTATDNNTASGRAPKRPPDFLISIVVSMAVWTTAVSIAVYVDYLHYYEAFARSSRSAYPHWEFLATEVPGYFGLWLIGIISMTVMRFRLRRYLDSLESANAHLAADRVRLEKAESIASFGSWELDLRDKSFHGSQGAAAIYGLEHSTWSIPLVQSVPLPEYRPALDKALADLLAGQAPYDIQFKIRRPSDGSIRDIHSVAMYDRSAQLVTGVIHDVTEYNAAQRQIHESEQRYKLLADNAIDVIWTTDLQGRFTYVSPSILQLRGITPEEGLQTSIEDAITPASHAIVHRAIRGVVRDALAGKNSEPVYLEVEQPRKDGSTVWTEVTTRVIFGDHGQPLGLLGVSRDVSLRRAYREQLEMSLRDKDVLLREVHHRVKNNLQVISSLLNLQADSYNDPQARALLKESQQRIRSMALVHEKLYRSPACVGHRFPGLSHDHDP
- a CDS encoding sensor histidine kinase; translated protein: MTHELLRSSGNGKVATHVTGDAIRLDIEKAIPAGLIVNELLTNSLKHAFPPHIRDGRITVSVRRDSAGRVELTVEDNGIGMPPNLKFAEMRTMGMTVIHGLAVQLDGAISILPGPGTRVQLRFPSGQ
- a CDS encoding sugar phosphate isomerase/epimerase, encoding MLYGAHCYLLTPRWGDDQLRHLDTAHALGLDMFELSVGDDIHFDHQRTGRHARELGLHLLVGPGGTWPMECDMSSESASDRAKGLDWHKRVVDITAEVGAAAYAGAMYGHPGMVKRRRPPADEFNRTAEGLHTLAEYAAERNVLLAMEPMSHFRTHMVNTPAQVLKLIALADNHPALRVLFDTYHLVTEVRDYASALRLLGDRLFAIHACENDRGKPGGGLIPWLTVFKALREIGFKGYVGLEGYNSGIGDFAFERGMFHDVCPDGRAFIAEGIAYLRSVEREAATE
- a CDS encoding bifunctional phosphoribosyl-AMP cyclohydrolase/phosphoribosyl-ATP diphosphatase HisIE — its product is MTIDKVRFDERGLVPAVVQDALSGEVLMLAYMNRESLDKTIATGETHFWSRSRGELWHKGATSGHTQKVTGMSLDCDGDTILVRVLQTGAACHTGAYSCFFEKFRPEAEGTHEFALGEVLGAVARVIHQRNIDRPEGSYTTKLLEGGLDRILKKVGEESGEVIIAAKNHAPVEITWEVADLLYHLLVMMEVEGVSLADIAGKLGERRGGK